The genome window CCGACGAACAAAGCGTTGCGCCTTTAGTACAATACGCCGCTGGAATCGACGGCCCCCATCCCGAATGCGTCGTCTCCATCATCGGCTGCACCGGCGATTGGTTTGGCGGATGGGATGGCCTGGTTCCCGGTTCCGCCGATCTATTGATAACGGAAGATGGACAGGGCGGACGGTTGCCCCAAGTGATTGCGCGGGGCGAACCGGCGATTATGGTATGCCATTGGCCGGGGATTTATTTCAACGGCGACGAGATCGGCTTCCGAATTTTGCAAAAAGCCGTTCTTCGCCTGCATTCGGCTCATGACAATATTATTTGGATGAAACTAAGCGAAATCGCCCGCTATTGGGCGGCCAAGGAATTAACCCGCATCCAAAAAACGAACGGCCGCATCGATTTTCTCGCGCCTTTCGCATGTCCTCATTACACAATCCGAATTCCCGGCATTCTTACGGCGCCTCCTCGAATGGAGCAAGAAGCCAACCCATTAAAAGAAATCCAGCGCCCGTTGCAACTGGATAGCGGACGCTGGATGGTTGATGGCAATAATACGATACTATGTTTCGATTTGCCGAAAGGAAAATCGAGTCTTATTATTTAGCTCATGATACGCATTTTCATTCCCTCGCCCTTTGGGAGAGGGGTAGGGTGAGGGTGGTAAGTTCTATCAAATCAACCCTCACCTAACCTCTCCCAATCTTGGGAGAGGAATTGTAAAGATGGCAAATTCCATGAAAAAAGCCTACGTGCGTCACATGAGATATAAATGTTCGCCGCTTATTCGATTTCCAAAACCACGACAGATTTTGGCGGCAAGTTCGCCGTTAAATTCCCGCCGTCGATCTTGGCTCCATTGAAGGTAACCGGTTTAACGTTTTCCGGTTTGTCGAAGGTGTTATGCGCTGTAATCTCGTCGGCGGTCAGCAGCCGTCCGGAGACGCTTTTCGCTTGAATGCCTTTCAACTCACAGTTCAATTCCGCCGCATTTTTGGGATCGAAATTGCACAAAGAAATGTGAATTTTACCGGCTTGATCCCGCGAGGCGGAGACGTTCAATGAGGGAATCTTCTTACCGCCGAATTCGTAATCTCCGCATTGCAAATCCGTGGGTAGAGAAATGGCGTCTTGATGAACCTGGTAGAGATCGAAGACGTGATACGTCGGCGTCAGCAGCATTTTTTCCCCATCGGTCAACGCCATCGATTGCAGCACGTTAATGGTCTGTGCGATGTTCGTCATCTTCACGCGGTCGCAATGCTGATGGAAGATGTTCAACGTGAGGCCCGCCACCAGCGCGTCGCGCAGCGAATTTTGCTGGCGCAAGAAGCCGGGATTGGTTCCCGGTTCGACCTCATGCCATGCGCCCCACTCGTCCACGATCAGCCCCACTCTCTTTCGCGGATCGTATTTATCCATGATCGATCCATGCAACACCAAAATCTCATCCATTTTCAAAGCGCGATCGATTTGATCGAACCAATCCTCTTCGTCGAATTTCGTCGCCGAGCGGCTTCTCTTGCCCGAACCGCAGTAATAATGCAAGCTGAGGCCGTTCATGTTTCTACCCGCTTGCTTCATAAGAACTTCCGTCCAGTCCGCCCATCCACCGTTGGCGCCACAGGCGATTTTATATAGCCGATTGCCGGAAAAATTGCGCAAATAAGTCTGAAAACGCTTGTAGAGATCGGCGTAATAATCCGGCGTCATATTGCCGCCGCAGCCCCAGCTTTCGTTGCCGACGCCCCAGTATTTCACTTTCCACGGCTCTTGCCGCCCGTTCTGGCGCCGTAAATCCGCCATTGGGCTTTTGCCGTCGAACGTCATGTATTCGACCCATTCCTGCATTTCCTGCACGGAACCGCTGCCCACGTTGCCGCAGATGTACGGCTCGCAATCGATCTGCTCGCACAGGTCCATGAATTCGTGCGTTCCGAATTGGTTTCCTTCCGTCACCATGCCCCAATGAGTATTGACCATCGGACGCCGCTGATCGCGAGGCCCGATTCCATCTTTCCAGTGATACTCGTCGGCGAAGCATCCCCCCGGCCAGCGCAGCACCGGCGTATGAATCTTCTTCATCGCCTCCACAAGATCGTTGCGAATGCCGCGGGTGTTGGGGATCGGACTATCCTCGCCCACCCAGAAGCCGTCGTAAATGCAGTTTCCCAGGTGCTCGGAAAAGTGCCCATAGATATTCCGGTCGATCTCGGCTCCGCCCTTATCGGCGTGTATGACCAGGCGATTTCCCGCCAATTCTTCTCCATTTGCAGTGAAGATGAAACACATGAATCCCGTCGCTGCCAGAACGATGGCCCGCACGATTTTACTAAGGGAAAAAAACTTCTCGATTCTCCCTTGCATCATTCGATTGCCCTCCCTATTGTTAGTAGTCGCTTAACAAAGCGCAGCCTATTATCCTATATCTTTTGCTTAATCCAAGGGGGAAATATTCAACCGCCTATCATAAAGCGATTTTCCCAAATCCACCCCCTTGTAGAACAGGATTGTTTCTTTTTCCGATATTACGCATTATTATGAGATTCCAAAATAATAATCAATACGAACTCCATTCCTCGATCGATTAGGAGAATAACGATGAAGGATAGAATACAAGAGTCTCATCTTTGCAGCCGCCGTTCTTTTTTACGGTTAGGATTGGGATTGGCCGCCGCCGGTCCGGCGGCGCTGGCTTATGCGCAAACCCAAGAGACGGCGCCCTCCGCCGCCATTTCCCCCGCTCATCTAGCCAATGCCAAAGTCGCTATCGCCCGCTGCCGAACATACGGCAAAGAAGTGGAAGAATCGATCAAGAAATGCTTCGACCTTCTTGGCGGCGTCGGTTCTCTCGTCAAAGGCAAAACCGTAGCAGTGAAGGTGAACTTTACTGGCAGCCCCTATCAGACCCTGTTCAGCAAACCTCCGGGAGAGACTTACTTGACTCACGGCGCCACGGCTTGCGCCCTCGCTTCCATATTAATGGCGGAAGGAGCGAAAAGGGTTCGCTTTATCGAATGCGCCTATTATAAAAAAACTTTGGAAGAAGCCATGGAAATGGTCGGTTGGGACGTAAAATCGCTTATGCAAATCAATGGCGTGGAGGCGGAAAACACCCGCAATCTTGGTCAGGGCAAAAAATATTGCGAATTAAAAGTCCCCGGTGAAGGTTATCTCTTCAATTCCTTCCAACTGAATCACTCGTATGAAGACGCGGATATCTTCGTCTCGCTAAACAAACTAAAAAATCATGAAACCGCTGGCGTTACTCTCTCGATGAAAAATATGTTCGGAATCACTCCCTGCTCGCTTTACGGCGACGACGCCGGTTCCGAGGACGCTACCCAAGCGCGCGGCGCTATGCACGGAACCAGCGGCTGGGGCAAAAAGAATATCGTCTTGCCCGGCGCAAAAAAAGTATTAGACGCCGTTGCGGGCGTCGTCGTTCCCCGTATCGTCGTGGATATCTGCGCCGCCCGGCCGATTCACCTAGCCGTCATTGACGGCATCACATCCATGAAAGGCGGCGAGGGATTTTGGAACGCCAAGATTAAACCCACCGCCCCCGGCATCGTTATGGCGGGTCTGAATCCCGTCTCTACCGACGCTGTAGGAACGGCCGTGATGGGTTATGCGAATCCCAGAGCCGAACGTGGAACGGCGCCGTTCGAGAAATGCGACAATCATCTCCTGCTCGCCGAACGTGTGGGCTTGGGAACGGCGGACCTCTCGAAAATCGACGTGCGCGGATTATCGATCGAAGAAGCCCGTTATCCCTATAACGCATAAGAGAATTGCGAAATCCTATCGACGCGGATGGCGCCTTGAATCGGCGCCGTCCGCTTATTCTATTCGGCCATTTTATCCCCGTGCATTCCTAAGCGTCCATCAAGAAAACTTCTGCGCTTTCTCCTATTCACGCCTTAAATGCAACCCCTTTTTTTGTTACTATTTTTCCAAAGGCTATAGACAGCCTCTGAGAATTTCTCATGCGGGAGAAAAAAGCAGGGCGGCGAATTGATTTCTTTTTTGAGGGTGAAGCCATAACATGAGCGGAATACCACGAGCCTTTGTTGCCAGCACAAGTCCGTTGATCTCGCGATTCATTGTCAAGTCGTGCTTGAAAAACGGCGTCGATCCCATCGAAATGCGCAACGAATGCGATTTGTTGAAAGAACTGTGGCAGGCCAAACCCGATCTCATCTTCATCCAGGCTACGATCATCGAACAAGCCGACGTCAACGTCGTCGCCCGCGTGAAAGTGGACGAACACATGGGACGCGCTCTTTTCGTGGTAACGGCTTCCCGCGACGACGGCGCGGATTTCGCTTATAAAATCGGCGCCGACGCTTTTCTACCCGTGCCTCATACTGAAGCCCAAATCGAAGCCATCTTGCGGCATGTCCTTCCTTGGCCCAAAAAAATCCTACTTGTCCATTCGCTGGAAGATCCGCCGGTCTCTCTTCGGCAAAAGCTCATGTCGGCGGGGTACAGCTTAGTAGCCGCCGATTCCGGCGAAGAAGGCGTAAAAACCGCCGCCGCCGAATCGCCGGATTTGGTCCTGTGCAATTTTCAACTGCCGGACATGAGCGGACTTCGATTGTGCGAACGCATCAAAGAATCCATACTGCTCAATCATATCCCCGTTATGGTTCTTAGCCGCGAATGGAACCTGGAGACGAAGGAAAACTGCTTCGAATCCGGCGTGCATCAGGTTCTGCGCTATCCCTTCGAATCGGGCGAAAATTTACGCATCATCGCCTCCGTCGTCGACGCGCCCCGCAAGAGCAAAAAATTCAAAGCCCTCGTCGTCGACGACAGCCCGCTGGTTCGCGAAGTCGTCGCCAAGATGTTCCGCCAAATCGGCTTTTTCGTCATCACGGCGGAAGACGGCCGCGAAGGACTGCAAGCCGCCATCGCAGAAAGCCCCGATATCATCACCTCCGACTGCGAAATGCCGGTGATGGACGGCTATCAATTTTGCATGAGGCTCAACCAGGATCCGCGCACGAAAAATATCCCCGTCATCATGATCACAGCCCGCAAATCGAAAGAAGATAAGGAAAGAGGCCGCAACGTGGGCGTCGCCGTCTATATGACTAAACCTTTCGAAGTGGAAGAACTC of Candidatus Omnitrophota bacterium contains these proteins:
- a CDS encoding DUF362 domain-containing protein codes for the protein MKDRIQESHLCSRRSFLRLGLGLAAAGPAALAYAQTQETAPSAAISPAHLANAKVAIARCRTYGKEVEESIKKCFDLLGGVGSLVKGKTVAVKVNFTGSPYQTLFSKPPGETYLTHGATACALASILMAEGAKRVRFIECAYYKKTLEEAMEMVGWDVKSLMQINGVEAENTRNLGQGKKYCELKVPGEGYLFNSFQLNHSYEDADIFVSLNKLKNHETAGVTLSMKNMFGITPCSLYGDDAGSEDATQARGAMHGTSGWGKKNIVLPGAKKVLDAVAGVVVPRIVVDICAARPIHLAVIDGITSMKGGEGFWNAKIKPTAPGIVMAGLNPVSTDAVGTAVMGYANPRAERGTAPFEKCDNHLLLAERVGLGTADLSKIDVRGLSIEEARYPYNA
- a CDS encoding alpha-N-arabinofuranosidase, whose product is MCFIFTANGEELAGNRLVIHADKGGAEIDRNIYGHFSEHLGNCIYDGFWVGEDSPIPNTRGIRNDLVEAMKKIHTPVLRWPGGCFADEYHWKDGIGPRDQRRPMVNTHWGMVTEGNQFGTHEFMDLCEQIDCEPYICGNVGSGSVQEMQEWVEYMTFDGKSPMADLRRQNGRQEPWKVKYWGVGNESWGCGGNMTPDYYADLYKRFQTYLRNFSGNRLYKIACGANGGWADWTEVLMKQAGRNMNGLSLHYYCGSGKRSRSATKFDEEDWFDQIDRALKMDEILVLHGSIMDKYDPRKRVGLIVDEWGAWHEVEPGTNPGFLRQQNSLRDALVAGLTLNIFHQHCDRVKMTNIAQTINVLQSMALTDGEKMLLTPTYHVFDLYQVHQDAISLPTDLQCGDYEFGGKKIPSLNVSASRDQAGKIHISLCNFDPKNAAELNCELKGIQAKSVSGRLLTADEITAHNTFDKPENVKPVTFNGAKIDGGNLTANLPPKSVVVLEIE
- a CDS encoding response regulator encodes the protein MSGIPRAFVASTSPLISRFIVKSCLKNGVDPIEMRNECDLLKELWQAKPDLIFIQATIIEQADVNVVARVKVDEHMGRALFVVTASRDDGADFAYKIGADAFLPVPHTEAQIEAILRHVLPWPKKILLVHSLEDPPVSLRQKLMSAGYSLVAADSGEEGVKTAAAESPDLVLCNFQLPDMSGLRLCERIKESILLNHIPVMVLSREWNLETKENCFESGVHQVLRYPFESGENLRIIASVVDAPRKSKKFKALVVDDSPLVREVVAKMFRQIGFFVITAEDGREGLQAAIAESPDIITSDCEMPVMDGYQFCMRLNQDPRTKNIPVIMITARKSKEDKERGRNVGVAVYMTKPFEVEELERRVTQVLVS